GCTTGGTAGTGCAAATGATTTCGTATGGATCATTGTACTCAGGGGCTTGCAAGGTGCTGCCGCTGCTACGTTCTCGCCTGTTGCACTCGCCTATGCTGTGGAAATGTTCCCTGCGGCAAAGCGGGTAACGGCAATCGGATTTATCAGCACGGGATTTTTGGCGGCAGGAATCATTGGTCAAGTGCTCAGCACTGTAATGAGTCAACAATACAGTTGGCACGCTGTATTCTATATGCTTGCTGCTATCTATTTCGTGACGCTGTTTGTGGTGATGAGGTGGCTGCCAAAAGAAGAGAGTCCCCTTGCTACCGTTAATATTTGGGAGCCGATTAAGCGAATTCCCTCCTTGTTCAAACAAAAAAATATCGTCTTGAGCTACATAATCGCTCTTGTATTGCTTATGTCTTTTGTTAATATGTATACAGTCTTGAGCAGTTATTTGGCGGGATCTGATTTTGGGCTTAGCAACAAGGAGATGCTGCTTGTTCGAACGATTGGTGTAGTGGGTATGCTCATTTCTCCGCTGGCGGGCGGGCTGGCAAAACGGTTTGGCTTACGTACCGTGCTCCGCTTCGGATTAGGTTTGGCAGTGGTCAGTATGGCTTCCCTCGGTATGATATCTAACTTGGCTCTTTTGATTGGTACGAGTGTGCTTTTCGTTGCTGGAATTGCGTTATCCGTTCCTTCCGTGATCTCGCTTGTTGGACAGCTAGGGGGCAAATCGCGGGGAATTGCGGTTTCTGTTTATACGTTTATCCTGTTTTCGGGAACAAGTCTTGGGCCGATATTGTCCATCCGATTAATGAATGTTGGAAGCTATGAACTTACTTTTGTCCTGCTTGCAATCGTACTAGGAATTGGTCTGTTGGCTGCATGCCTGATTCGCAGTGATTCTGCAGTTGAAAGTAGTAGCACAAAACCTCCTTCGCCACTAGCTTAGTGGTTGAGGAGGTTTTGTTGTTAGAAACGATGGCTGCTATTGATTGTTTTGTTGATTCAGCAAGCGTTCTCGCCGCTTATGCACGGCAATGAAAGCGGCAAACACGAGCAACAGACATCCTGTGAACAGAAACCCTTCCTCGATGGAGAAGGGCAGCCAACCTAAAAGGCCTGAGCCGACGACCACACCGAGAGAGAAAAAGGCGTATAAGTAACCGTGTGCTTTCCCCCGCAATTCTTGCGGCGTCGATTGAATGAGCATCGTATTGACAGAGGGAAACAAGAGAGCAAAGCCGATCCCATATAGTCCTAACATGCAGTACAGTGCCAATGTCGTGTTGGATTGACCAATAAGCAGCTGACTCACGCCCATGAAGCCAATACCGATGGACATCGTTTTGGAAGGGGCCACACGATCAAAAATCTGGTTGGTCGGAAGCACAAAAAGCAAGACGGCAATGATCCCAAAAGTGCTCATTAATGTACCGCTTAATTTCGAATCGTATCCAAGCGATTGCACATGCAAGGGCAAAAGATAAGCGATCACACCTTGTGAAAACATGAGCAAAAAGGCACCGCCGTAAGCCTTGATTATCCCAGCATTGAAGATCAAGGCTGAGGTCGGGACGTCCTTCTTAAGCTTCTCTTTCTTGCAAGCCTGAGTGGATTTCAGAAAAATGACGGACAGGATGGTTAGGAAAAAGCCCATAACAGCTACACATGTAAAGACAAAGGGCACGGAGGTTTTGCTTGCCATAATGCCGCTGAACGCAGGTCCGATAATCGCTGCGAGTCCCACAAAGGTACCAGTGAAGGCAACCTTTCGTCCTTGCTGCTCATGTGTCGTGTTATTCGCAGAAAAAGTAAAAGCAGCAGGAACGATCAAACCGGCGACAAATCCGTGAATGATTCGCACGATAATCAACAGAAACGGCTGATCGACGATGTGATACAGCAGCAAGGCACAGCTCGATAAAACCAAGCCGATCAACAGTGGTTTGGATGGACCAACCTTATCTGTCAGTATGCCTGAGATAATATTGCCAAAGGTATTGGCTAGCGAATACAGACCGATGACAAACCCTATAACAAATGAGCTGGCACCTACGGAAGCAGCAAATGTACTCATGACCGGCAGTTGCGAGAACAAATCAAAGAACGAGAAAAAAACGATGGCGTATACGAGCAGGGCATTGTTAAACGGCTTCAGAGGATACACATCCTGTGCCGTTTTCAGTCTGCGATCCAGAAAGAAGTTCCCAAACGGTACAAAAGCGGCGAGTAACGCAGCAAGAGACCAGAGCAGGCTCCATCTCACGCGAATGGCTGCATAGAGTATCGCCAGAGCATACAAGCAAAATATCCCGCCGTGAATACTCCCTATGATGGTTACGGCTTTGTCTAAGCCCCACACGTATTTCAAGGGCATCGCGATGCCCATCAATACTAATAAAGAAAGGCCATCGAGTAGGCCTGTAAGACGTAAAAAGTAAATTGGATGTACCCGCACTTGTGACTCTCCTCATTTTTTATGAAGTAATGCCTCTATCCTACCATTTTTTTTGAGGAAGAAAGTGAACAAATTCGGGTCATTCCTGTGTCGATATCATGAGGGCGGTGTATTTCTTTTGCCGTGTTCTTAACTGTAATCTTCAATCAGGGAGACTTTTCCTTCTTTTATCATAAAAATCGATTTTCCTTTTAATTGGAGCGTATCTCCAGCCTTAAGTCCGTTTGGCAAATCAATCGCGAGTGTTCCTTCATAATCAATTTGCACTTCTGCTTTGTCATCCATCACGAGGCAGGCGAGAATCGTCTGACGCCGACTCGAGAAAATTTTCGCAGACTTTTCAGCTAGCTCTCTAAACGCTTCTATTCCTTTTGTTTCTGTGTTCAGTTCACCGTTGGAATAATTCCTGAACACAATATCCGTATGCAAGAGTCTCGCCATACCTTCGACATCAAATGAATTGTAGGCCTGCACATAATTTTCGATGATTCCTTTTACCTCTTCATTCGTCATGGTCATGCTCCTCTTCAGGGATATATCAAGCGTATTCCTTAGGATTCGTTTAGATGCAGCTGTTCTCCTCTTATAACGATAGGAGAACAAGCAATCGACGCCCAATCGCAATACTATCGAGGTGTTGGTCTTCTGTATAGGAGTGACATTTTATTGGCGATTGTTTACAATTTACTCGTGAAAAGTTCGTCCTAACAAATAGGGTTGGCGAGGTGACCCGATGAAGAGTCAAAATCCCGAATCTAGCAAAATCGTTGGTCAAACGGCAGCGACAGGCTTCCAGGTAGGTGTACGCAGGACGATGCCCATTACCCCTGAACAGGCTTGGGCGTTTTTAACCTCGTCCGAAGGGGCGAAGTTATGGCTTGGACATGTAGCGAACCTTACCTTTAGCGAGGGGGAGACCTTTACTTCCAGCGATGGAATATCGGGTCAATTTCGTGTGGTAAAGCCGTTTCGGCAGTTTCGTTTAAAGTGGTCGATGAAGGACTGGGAAAAGCCGTCCACATTGCAAATTCGGCTGCTATCCGACAAGCCTGACCAAACGACCATTAGTTTTCATCAAGAGAATTTGGATCATGAGAATACACGAGAGCAAATGAAGCTTCATTGGGAAGAAGTTCTGAATGAAATCAAGCAAAAGTTCTCCATGATGGAGAGGGGATAAAAGCTTCTGTCGGAACGGGGATTTATTTTTCCATGTTCTACGCAGATTAGCAAAGTATGTTTCCAATAGTAACGTGGGAGGCGTCCGAGGGAGGACGCTTTTTTGCTTTTCGGATGCTATTTTTAAGGATTATATAAGGTTTAAATAAAAATGCTCTAAGGTTCGATCGCTATGATAAATGCAGTACGCAAAAATGAGTTGCATTTGAAAGGATAGCGATATGAAAACCATTCTGGAAGCAATCAACGTGCAAAAAACATTTGGTGCAAAAGGAAATGTGTATACAGCCTTGCAAGATATTAACTTAAAAATACAAGAGGGTGAATTTGTCGGAATCATGGGTCCATCCGGAGCCGGCAAATCAACCTTGCTCAATATTTTTTCGACCATCGATATGCCTTCTTCGGGCGAGGTCGTTATTGCTGATCAAAATATCGTCCACATGAACGAAGAGCAATTATCAGACTTTCGCCGGAATAAACTGGGCTTTATTTTTCAAGATTATAATCTTCTCGATACGTTGACTGTCAAAGAAAATATTTTGCTTCCGCTTGCCTTGTCGAAGGTGCCAGCGGCTGAAATCGAAAAGAGAGTCAACGAGATAGCGGACACGTTCGGCATTCGAGAAATCTTAGACAAATACCCTTACCATATTTCAGGGGGTCAAAAACAACGGACAGCGGCTTCGCGGGCCATCGTGGCAAATCCAAGCCTCATTTTGGCGGACGAGCCCACAGGTGCGCTTGATTCCAAATCGGCAGCAAGCTTGTTAGCAAGCTTAAGCAGACTCAATGAAACCAATCGATCTACTATTCTGATGGTCACGCATGATGCATATGCGGCGAGTTACTGCAACCGGGTTATTTTCATCAAAGATGGTCAGCTCTTTACCGAGTTTTACAAAGAAAAGCAGTCCCGGAAGGAGTTTTTCCAAAAGATACTGGAAATTCTTGCTTCGCTTGGGGGTGGGTATCATGACGCTCTTTAGCATTGCCAGAAAAAATATCCGAAAAAATTTCACCAACTATTTTATCTATTTTGCTTCGATGATTTTTAGTATTGTGATTTACTTCACGTTTGTTTCCTTAAAATATGACGATTCCATTCAGCTGGCCGCCGAAGGGTCGAATAAAATAAGTTCTGTATTTAGCGGAGCTTCGGTCGTGTTAATGATCTTCGTGGCCATCTTTATCTGGTATTCCAACGCATTCTTTACACGTAAACGCAAGGGTGAGGTCGGGCTTTACTCCCTGCTCGGCGTGCGCAAGAAGCAGATCGGCCGCATGCTTTTTTACGAGAACTTCATAATGGGAATCATTGCACTCCTGATCGGAATTGCTCTTGGTTCTGTGTTGTCCAAGTTTTTTGTTGCGGTATTAATGAAGGTCATGGGTTATGATGCCATTGCTAATTTCTCTGTTTCATCCGAGGCAATTATAGACACGATCACCGTCTTCTCCATCATTACGTTCATAAATTCGCTCCAAGGCTATCGGTTAATTTATCGCTTTAAATTAATCGAACTCTTTCGCGCGGATCAAGAAAGCGAAAAAGAACCAAGAACGTCTTGGATCACTGCTATCTTATCGGTTCCGTTGATTGGCTTCGGTTATTGGCTTACGCTGCAAAACATCTTTGAGTCAGCGATATGGAGAAAAGTAGGGATAATGGCAACGCCGCTCCTCATCTTATTAACCGTCATTCTCGGAACGTATCTCCTATTCGGTGTTTTCAGCGTTACGCTATTGAAAAGGTTAAGAAACCATAAGAAGAGTTATTGGTATGGCATTAACGTAATTGGGATTTCTCAGCTGCTGTACCGAATGAAAGGAAATGCCCGCACGTTAACCATCATTGCTGTACTAAGCGCCACGACGCTCACGTCTGTTGGAACGGCATACAGTTTGTATTACAACAATAGAAGCACTGTCGAAAAGGTGAATCCGAACAGCATGATGTTTATCGCTACGGACAGCCGTTTAACCAAACAGGTGGAGGAATTGATTTCGAAGCATCTTAATCATGAAGTTCTTTATCATCGAACCATTCCGGTTATTCAGATGGATGTAGATACTAGTGATCTGGATGTTGGAAGTAATGAACGGACATATACCGTGATGTCAAATCGTGAATTCAACCAATTGACCCAATTACAAGGAAAAGACGATGTGCTTTCCTTACAAGCCCAGGAAGCCGTTTTATTAGACCCCTTTTACATGGAGGGTATTTCCCCTCAATATGTCGGGACAAGGCTTCCTTTAAAAGCGAAGGGCGGCGAAGTAATTATAACGATCAAGGATCGAAAGGATTACAACGTCTTGAATCTGCAAACGGTCTTTTCGACGATCGTCGTCAGCGATGAGCTGTTCGTCCGCTTGCAACATGAAGTGAATCAGGCGAGCTTGGTAGCATATGCCATTACACAGGAAGATCAGGCCAAGCAATTAACCAAAGAGATTCAAGCGA
The window above is part of the Brevibacillus brevis NBRC 100599 genome. Proteins encoded here:
- a CDS encoding MFS transporter — encoded protein: MSQRNYSLMTAILCWSGIVVMSSLYVTIPLMTLFADLFSITLTQAAAVGSAFSVGFAIGCLIYGPLSEKYGRKNVIVIGMIALALFSLLLGSANDFVWIIVLRGLQGAAAATFSPVALAYAVEMFPAAKRVTAIGFISTGFLAAGIIGQVLSTVMSQQYSWHAVFYMLAAIYFVTLFVVMRWLPKEESPLATVNIWEPIKRIPSLFKQKNIVLSYIIALVLLMSFVNMYTVLSSYLAGSDFGLSNKEMLLVRTIGVVGMLISPLAGGLAKRFGLRTVLRFGLGLAVVSMASLGMISNLALLIGTSVLFVAGIALSVPSVISLVGQLGGKSRGIAVSVYTFILFSGTSLGPILSIRLMNVGSYELTFVLLAIVLGIGLLAACLIRSDSAVESSSTKPPSPLA
- a CDS encoding MFS transporter; translation: MRVHPIYFLRLTGLLDGLSLLVLMGIAMPLKYVWGLDKAVTIIGSIHGGIFCLYALAILYAAIRVRWSLLWSLAALLAAFVPFGNFFLDRRLKTAQDVYPLKPFNNALLVYAIVFFSFFDLFSQLPVMSTFAASVGASSFVIGFVIGLYSLANTFGNIISGILTDKVGPSKPLLIGLVLSSCALLLYHIVDQPFLLIIVRIIHGFVAGLIVPAAFTFSANNTTHEQQGRKVAFTGTFVGLAAIIGPAFSGIMASKTSVPFVFTCVAVMGFFLTILSVIFLKSTQACKKEKLKKDVPTSALIFNAGIIKAYGGAFLLMFSQGVIAYLLPLHVQSLGYDSKLSGTLMSTFGIIAVLLFVLPTNQIFDRVAPSKTMSIGIGFMGVSQLLIGQSNTTLALYCMLGLYGIGFALLFPSVNTMLIQSTPQELRGKAHGYLYAFFSLGVVVGSGLLGWLPFSIEEGFLFTGCLLLVFAAFIAVHKRRERLLNQQNNQ
- a CDS encoding nuclear transport factor 2 family protein encodes the protein MTNEEVKGIIENYVQAYNSFDVEGMARLLHTDIVFRNYSNGELNTETKGIEAFRELAEKSAKIFSSRRQTILACLVMDDKAEVQIDYEGTLAIDLPNGLKAGDTLQLKGKSIFMIKEGKVSLIEDYS
- a CDS encoding SRPBCC family protein; the protein is MKSQNPESSKIVGQTAATGFQVGVRRTMPITPEQAWAFLTSSEGAKLWLGHVANLTFSEGETFTSSDGISGQFRVVKPFRQFRLKWSMKDWEKPSTLQIRLLSDKPDQTTISFHQENLDHENTREQMKLHWEEVLNEIKQKFSMMERG
- a CDS encoding ABC transporter ATP-binding protein, producing MKTILEAINVQKTFGAKGNVYTALQDINLKIQEGEFVGIMGPSGAGKSTLLNIFSTIDMPSSGEVVIADQNIVHMNEEQLSDFRRNKLGFIFQDYNLLDTLTVKENILLPLALSKVPAAEIEKRVNEIADTFGIREILDKYPYHISGGQKQRTAASRAIVANPSLILADEPTGALDSKSAASLLASLSRLNETNRSTILMVTHDAYAASYCNRVIFIKDGQLFTEFYKEKQSRKEFFQKILEILASLGGGYHDAL
- a CDS encoding ABC transporter permease, which codes for MTLFSIARKNIRKNFTNYFIYFASMIFSIVIYFTFVSLKYDDSIQLAAEGSNKISSVFSGASVVLMIFVAIFIWYSNAFFTRKRKGEVGLYSLLGVRKKQIGRMLFYENFIMGIIALLIGIALGSVLSKFFVAVLMKVMGYDAIANFSVSSEAIIDTITVFSIITFINSLQGYRLIYRFKLIELFRADQESEKEPRTSWITAILSVPLIGFGYWLTLQNIFESAIWRKVGIMATPLLILLTVILGTYLLFGVFSVTLLKRLRNHKKSYWYGINVIGISQLLYRMKGNARTLTIIAVLSATTLTSVGTAYSLYYNNRSTVEKVNPNSMMFIATDSRLTKQVEELISKHLNHEVLYHRTIPVIQMDVDTSDLDVGSNERTYTVMSNREFNQLTQLQGKDDVLSLQAQEAVLLDPFYMEGISPQYVGTRLPLKAKGGEVIITIKDRKDYNVLNLQTVFSTIVVSDELFVRLQHEVNQASLVAYAITQEDQAKQLTKEIQAILPEKARFASFYQDYAQGLETSGLLIFMGGFLGLVFLAATGSIIYFKQLTEAHADKGRYEILYKIGVRKKEIKKTIAKQVLFIFALPLLAGIAHSAVALTPLSRMLQMNLVVPVVICMAIYTCMYTAYYFLTVHAYYKIVTKTKS